A window from Solanum stenotomum isolate F172 chromosome 5, ASM1918654v1, whole genome shotgun sequence encodes these proteins:
- the LOC125865329 gene encoding GDSL esterase/lipase At5g03820-like, whose translation MRFSKYIVFFLVVFFYVANGDPLVPALNIFGDSVVDVGNNNNLTTLIKANFLPYGRDFVTHRPTGRFCNGKLATDFTAEYLGFTTYPPAYLSPEARGRNILTGVNFASAASGYYERTPQLYRALTLAQQLQYYREWQGKVVNLVGRTQANNIISGGIHLLSAGSSDFIQNYYVNPMLNRIYSPDRFSDILMQSYTTFIQNLYGMGVRKIGVTTLPPTGCLPAAITLFGRGSNQCVARLNQDAVFFNAKLNRTSENLKSRLPGLKLVVFDIYQPLLDMITKPTDSGFFESRRACCGTGTLETSFLCNVRSIGTCSNATDYVFWDGFHPSEAANEKLAQSLLEQGFDLIS comes from the exons atgaggttctcaaaatatattgtattttttcttgTTGTGTTTTTTTATGTGGCAAATGGAGATCCTCTAGTTCCAGCATTAAACATATTTGGTGACTCTGTAGTTGATGTTGGAAATAATAACAATTTAACTACTCTTATCAAGGCTAATTTTCTTCCTTATGGAAGAGATTTTGTTACTCATAGACCTACTGGAAGATTCTGCAATGGAAAGCTGGCTACTGACTTTACTG CTGAATATCTTGGGTTCACTACATATCCACCAGCTTACCTTAGCCCAGAGGCAAGAGGGAGAAATATACTGACTGGTGTCAACTTTGCTTCTGCTGCTTCTGGTTATTATGAAAGGACTCCTCAACTTTAT CGTGCACTTACATTGGCACAACAGCTACAATATTACAGAGAATGGCAAGGAAAAGTAGTGAATTTAGTAGGAAGAACACAGGCTAATAACATAATATCAGGAGGAATCCATCTATTAAGTGCAGGAAGCAGTGATTTTATTCAGAATTACTATGTTAATCCAATGCTCAACAGGATCTACTCACCTGATCGATTTTCCGATATACTTATGCAGTCTTATACTACATTCATTCAG AACCTTTATGGTATGGGAGTAAGGAAGATTGGAGTAACAACTCTGCCACCAACAGGTTGTTTGCCAGCAgcaattactttgtttggtagAGGAAGCAATCAATGTGTTGCAAGATTGAACCAAGATGCTGTTTTCTTCAACGCTAAGCTGAACCGGACATCAGAAAATTTGAAGAGCAGACTTCCAGGCCTCAAACTTGTCGTCTTCGACATCTATCAGCCTCTCTTAGATATGATCACTAAACCTACAGATAGTG GATTCTTCGAATCAAGGAGGGCTTGTTGTGGAACTGGTACACTAGAAACGTCGTTCCTTTGCAATGTAAGGTCCATAGGGACATGCTCCAATGCGACAGATTACGTCTTCTGGGACGGATTCCATCCTTCTGAAGCAGCTAATGAGAAATTAGCTCAAAGTCTACTGGAGCAAGGGTTTGATCTCATCTCTTAA